In a single window of the Pontibacter russatus genome:
- a CDS encoding Glu/Leu/Phe/Val family dehydrogenase: protein MARLKEVGAGKDKSVFHQLSEHDHEKVVFCHDKDTGLKAIIAIHNTVLGPALGGVRMWAYASEAEALADVLRLSRGMTYKAAVSGLNLGGGKAVIIGDAKQGKDEALLRRFGRFVKNLNGSYIAAEDVGTTPRDMEYIRMETEHVCGLPESMGGSGDPSPVTAYGTYMGMKAAAKKAFGSDSLAGKRIAVQGVGHVGGYLVELLSKESAEIYIADIYEDRLREVAKKHKAQVASMEDIYGLEVDIYAPCGLGGTINAATIDRLKCRIIAGCANNQLREEEVQGPALAEKGIIYAPDFLMSAGGLINVSSELGGYNRESAYAKAERIYGITLDVFELAEKEGLSTQQAAVKMAENRIKRIGKVRATF, encoded by the coding sequence ATGGCCAGGTTAAAAGAAGTCGGGGCGGGAAAGGACAAGTCGGTCTTCCATCAGCTATCAGAACACGATCACGAGAAAGTTGTTTTCTGCCACGACAAAGATACGGGTTTAAAGGCCATCATCGCTATCCACAACACCGTATTGGGCCCCGCGCTGGGCGGCGTGCGCATGTGGGCCTACGCCTCGGAGGCAGAGGCGCTGGCCGACGTGCTGCGCCTTTCGAGGGGCATGACCTACAAGGCGGCCGTGTCGGGCCTGAACCTGGGCGGCGGCAAGGCCGTGATCATCGGCGACGCCAAGCAGGGCAAAGACGAGGCGCTGCTCCGCAGGTTCGGCCGGTTCGTCAAAAACCTCAACGGCAGCTACATCGCCGCCGAAGATGTGGGCACCACCCCCAGGGACATGGAGTATATCCGGATGGAGACCGAGCACGTGTGCGGCCTGCCCGAGAGCATGGGCGGCAGCGGCGACCCGTCTCCCGTCACCGCCTACGGCACCTATATGGGCATGAAGGCCGCCGCCAAGAAAGCCTTCGGATCTGACTCGCTGGCCGGGAAGAGAATAGCCGTGCAGGGCGTGGGCCATGTGGGCGGCTACCTGGTGGAACTGCTGAGCAAGGAGAGCGCCGAGATTTATATAGCTGATATATATGAGGACCGCCTGCGCGAGGTGGCCAAAAAACACAAAGCCCAGGTGGCGTCCATGGAGGATATATATGGCCTGGAAGTGGATATCTACGCCCCCTGCGGCCTCGGAGGCACCATCAATGCCGCCACCATCGACCGCCTGAAGTGCCGCATCATTGCGGGCTGCGCCAACAACCAGCTGCGCGAGGAGGAAGTGCAGGGCCCGGCCCTGGCAGAGAAGGGCATTATATATGCGCCGGACTTCCTGATGAGCGCGGGCGGGTTGATAAACGTGTCGTCGGAGTTGGGGGGCTATAACCGCGAAAGCGCCTACGCCAAGGCCGAGCGCATATATGGCATCACGCTGGATGTCTTCGAGCTTGCTGAGAAAGAGGGACTGTCCACCCAGCAGGCGGCCGTGAAAATGGCGGAGAACCGCATCAAGCGCATCGGGAAAGTGCGCGCCACTTTTTAG